In Paractinoplanes brasiliensis, the following proteins share a genomic window:
- the tuf gene encoding elongation factor Tu — MAKSQFIRSKPHVNIGTMGHVDHGKTTLTAAITKVLADRDPASNRYVAFEGIDKAPEEAARGITITIAHVEYETPNRHYAHVDMPGHADYVKNMITGAAQVDGAILVVSAQDGSMPQTREHVLLAQRVGVPHLVVALNKSDAVDDPELLDLVELEVRELLSEYGFPGDEVPVVRVSALKALEGDPRWVQSIVDLLDAVDEYVPIPPRELGEPFLMPIENVLTISGRGTVVTGKVERGTLRVGDPVEVVGLGPTVASVATGLETFGKSLETAEAGDNAAILLRGIKREQVQRGQVVAIPGSVTPHQKFEARMYALTKEEGGRHTPFEANYRPQFYFHTTDVSGGLDLGDRDLVMPGDTLDKVTVTLGKPVALEVGAGFAVREGNRTVAAGTVTALLD; from the coding sequence ATGGCCAAGAGCCAGTTCATCCGCAGCAAGCCGCACGTCAACATCGGCACGATGGGGCACGTCGACCACGGGAAGACGACCCTGACCGCCGCCATCACGAAGGTTCTCGCCGACCGCGACCCGGCCTCCAACCGGTACGTGGCGTTCGAGGGCATCGACAAGGCCCCGGAGGAGGCGGCCCGCGGCATCACCATCACCATCGCGCACGTCGAGTACGAGACGCCGAACCGGCACTACGCGCACGTCGACATGCCGGGCCACGCCGACTACGTGAAGAACATGATCACGGGCGCGGCTCAGGTCGACGGGGCGATCCTGGTCGTGTCGGCGCAGGACGGCTCGATGCCGCAGACCCGCGAGCACGTGCTGCTCGCCCAGCGGGTCGGCGTGCCGCACCTGGTGGTGGCGCTCAACAAGAGCGACGCCGTCGACGACCCGGAGCTGCTCGACCTGGTCGAGCTCGAGGTCCGGGAGCTGCTGAGCGAGTACGGGTTCCCCGGCGACGAGGTTCCCGTCGTACGGGTCAGCGCGCTCAAGGCCCTCGAGGGCGACCCACGGTGGGTGCAGTCGATCGTCGACCTGCTCGACGCGGTCGACGAGTACGTGCCGATCCCGCCGCGCGAGCTGGGGGAGCCGTTCCTGATGCCGATCGAGAACGTGCTCACGATCAGCGGCCGCGGCACCGTGGTCACCGGCAAGGTCGAGCGGGGCACGCTGCGCGTCGGCGACCCGGTCGAGGTCGTCGGGCTCGGGCCGACAGTCGCCTCGGTGGCGACCGGGCTCGAGACCTTCGGCAAGTCGCTCGAGACGGCCGAGGCCGGCGACAACGCGGCGATCCTGCTGCGCGGCATCAAGCGTGAGCAGGTGCAGCGCGGTCAGGTCGTGGCGATCCCGGGTTCGGTGACGCCGCACCAGAAGTTCGAGGCGCGGATGTACGCGTTGACGAAGGAGGAGGGTGGCCGGCACACGCCGTTCGAGGCGAACTACCGGCCGCAGTTCTACTTCCACACCACCGACGTGTCCGGCGGGCTGGACCTCGGCGACCGTGACCTGGTGATGCCGGGTGACACGCTCGACAAGGTCACGGTGACGCTGGGCAAGCCGGTCGCGCTCGAGGTGGGCGCCGGTTTCGCCGTACGCGAGGGCAACCGCACGGTCGCCGCGGGCACGGTCACGGCGCTGCTCGACTGA
- a CDS encoding HAD family hydrolase, with protein sequence MLPLPEGEFDAYLFDCDGTIADSMPVHHLAWRRALAEYGAEFGEELFYAWGGRTPASVIADLNAQQGLAMPVDVVDARRERFFQELLPSVRAVPEVLEHILSAYGEVPFAVVSGSSRESVTASLTALGLLDRFEVMVCAGDYTNGKPDPECFLTAASLLRVAPSRCVVFEDTDYGMQAAAAAGMAAVRVPPPWQRHPSGVSSSGGVG encoded by the coding sequence ATGTTGCCGCTGCCCGAGGGCGAGTTCGACGCGTACCTGTTCGACTGCGACGGCACCATCGCCGACTCGATGCCGGTGCACCATCTGGCCTGGCGGCGCGCGCTGGCGGAATACGGCGCGGAGTTCGGCGAGGAGCTGTTCTATGCCTGGGGCGGCCGCACACCCGCCTCGGTGATCGCGGATCTGAACGCACAGCAGGGGCTGGCCATGCCGGTCGACGTCGTGGACGCGCGCCGCGAGCGGTTCTTCCAGGAGCTGCTGCCCTCGGTGCGCGCGGTTCCCGAAGTTCTGGAGCACATTCTTTCCGCGTACGGGGAAGTGCCTTTCGCCGTCGTGTCGGGCAGCAGCCGCGAATCGGTGACCGCCTCGCTGACCGCTCTGGGGCTTCTCGACCGGTTCGAGGTGATGGTGTGCGCGGGCGACTACACGAACGGCAAACCGGATCCGGAGTGTTTCCTGACCGCGGCTTCTTTGCTGCGGGTTGCGCCTTCGCGGTGTGTCGTCTTCGAGGACACCGATTACGGCATGCAGGCGGCGGCCGCGGCGGGGATGGCCGCGGTGCGGGTGCCGCCACCGTGGCAGCGGCACCCGTCCGGGGTCAGCTCGTCCGGAGGCGTCGGCTGA
- a CDS encoding carbohydrate-binding protein: protein MKRSMTAVLAVASTAMMFLAAAPTPAGAQPRLTGEAEPRATSREQARGNSGEQAGENSGGQARGNSGAKPWVTGSYSTGAANAWVPLPKTAPGAKVDTTVVVDPSQERQQYSGIGFSIDETSVSNLWKLTPAEREKAVKLLVDPRHGAGFDRFRLTIGSPDLIEHLPFWSYDELPPGVTEDFELKYFSIQRDIDLHMVDTIKLIQKHNPQATFFASAWSAPAWMKTNNRFTGEVALKPGSTTEHYQVGKLRDDCIDVLARYYVKYIQSMRQHGINVDAITLLNEPGMDVVYPAMDISVEQQQKLSVAIKREFAKNRLKTQLYVHDFNFWDWRDPNSTTTKNYYRIFNDPATRKAADAIAFHPYWGDPAVMRDAYQQFGKPVHMTETSDLNPATVLSYFRLNAGSYTLWAQATDQTGGTLHWTDKRDNNVDWEEVGRTTKWPDRLVKVNTETKTFSVRDELYPLGQFARYLTPHDVRVESSAPAAGVSNVVYRDGSKFTAILANSTDQTRNIRIVLGGNAQGPGGGTQIVTVPAHAFATYQWKADVPRRDHAPVLRSVPPLTVDQYATTQFRLQATDRDRDHLAYYATELSTGVSVDASTGVVTLNPATAGVQRLTFHVTDGASRDTVTVEVTVRPKGAPIGVRVEAESYAEQHGWTEGGANFVESNAGASGGRNIGWTAAGNWLSYRVDVARAGTYDLELRVANGTGAAVTDAISFRDAAGTKLATVSVPDTGGWATYQSVHVPVTLAAGDQLLTVYCETGGFNLDYLTLS from the coding sequence GTGAAGCGATCCATGACCGCGGTGCTCGCCGTCGCATCGACGGCGATGATGTTCCTGGCCGCCGCGCCCACCCCCGCCGGAGCGCAGCCACGGTTGACCGGCGAGGCGGAACCGCGAGCAACCAGCCGGGAACAAGCACGTGGGAACAGCGGGGAACAAGCGGGCGAGAACAGCGGCGGCCAAGCGCGCGGGAACAGCGGGGCGAAACCGTGGGTGACCGGCTCGTACTCGACGGGTGCGGCGAACGCCTGGGTGCCGCTGCCCAAGACGGCGCCGGGCGCGAAGGTCGACACGACCGTGGTGGTGGACCCTTCGCAGGAGCGGCAGCAGTACAGCGGCATCGGGTTCTCGATCGATGAGACCAGCGTGTCGAACCTGTGGAAACTGACGCCGGCCGAGCGTGAGAAGGCGGTCAAGCTGCTGGTCGACCCTCGCCACGGCGCCGGGTTCGACCGGTTCCGGCTCACCATCGGCAGCCCCGACCTGATCGAGCACCTGCCGTTCTGGTCGTACGACGAGTTGCCGCCCGGCGTCACCGAGGACTTCGAGCTCAAGTACTTCTCGATTCAGCGCGACATCGACCTGCACATGGTCGACACGATCAAGCTGATCCAGAAGCACAACCCGCAGGCCACCTTCTTCGCCTCGGCCTGGAGCGCGCCGGCCTGGATGAAGACCAACAACCGGTTCACCGGCGAGGTCGCCCTCAAGCCGGGCAGCACGACCGAGCACTACCAGGTCGGCAAGCTCCGCGATGACTGCATTGACGTGCTGGCCCGCTATTACGTCAAGTACATCCAGTCAATGCGTCAACATGGAATCAACGTTGACGCGATCACCTTGCTCAACGAGCCGGGCATGGACGTCGTCTATCCCGCCATGGACATCAGCGTCGAGCAGCAGCAGAAGCTGAGCGTCGCGATCAAGCGGGAGTTCGCCAAGAACCGGCTGAAGACCCAGCTCTACGTGCACGACTTCAACTTCTGGGACTGGCGCGACCCGAACAGCACGACCACCAAGAACTACTACCGGATCTTCAACGACCCGGCCACGCGCAAGGCGGCCGACGCGATCGCGTTCCACCCGTACTGGGGTGACCCGGCGGTCATGCGGGACGCTTATCAACAGTTCGGCAAGCCCGTCCACATGACCGAGACGAGCGACCTCAACCCGGCCACGGTGCTCAGCTACTTCCGGTTGAACGCCGGCAGTTACACGCTGTGGGCGCAGGCCACCGACCAGACCGGCGGCACCCTGCACTGGACCGACAAGCGCGACAACAACGTGGACTGGGAGGAGGTCGGCCGCACCACCAAGTGGCCCGATCGCCTCGTCAAGGTCAACACCGAGACCAAGACCTTCTCCGTACGGGATGAGCTCTACCCGCTCGGCCAGTTCGCGCGCTACCTGACCCCGCACGACGTACGCGTCGAGTCGAGCGCGCCGGCCGCCGGGGTGAGCAACGTCGTCTACCGCGACGGCAGCAAGTTCACCGCGATCCTTGCCAACTCGACAGACCAAACCCGGAATATCCGAATTGTTCTGGGCGGGAACGCACAGGGGCCGGGCGGGGGAACGCAGATCGTGACCGTGCCGGCCCATGCCTTCGCCACCTACCAGTGGAAGGCCGACGTCCCTCGCCGAGACCACGCGCCCGTCCTGCGCAGCGTCCCGCCGCTGACGGTCGACCAGTACGCCACCACCCAGTTCCGGCTGCAGGCCACCGACCGTGACCGCGACCACCTCGCCTACTACGCGACGGAGTTGTCCACAGGCGTGTCCGTGGACGCGTCCACAGGTGTGGTGACGCTCAACCCGGCAACTGCGGGTGTCCAGCGGCTGACCTTCCACGTCACCGACGGCGCGTCGCGCGACACGGTCACGGTCGAGGTCACCGTCCGACCCAAGGGCGCCCCCATCGGCGTACGGGTGGAAGCCGAGTCGTATGCCGAGCAGCACGGGTGGACCGAGGGCGGGGCGAACTTCGTCGAGAGCAACGCGGGCGCCAGCGGGGGCAGGAACATCGGCTGGACCGCCGCCGGCAACTGGCTCAGCTACCGCGTCGACGTCGCGCGGGCCGGGACGTACGACCTGGAACTGCGCGTCGCCAACGGCACCGGCGCGGCGGTCACCGACGCGATCTCCTTCCGCGACGCCGCCGGCACAAAGCTGGCTACCGTCTCGGTGCCGGACACGGGTGGCTGGGCCACCTACCAGTCGGTGCACGTGCCGGTGACGCTCGCCGCCGGGGACCAACTGCTCACGGTGTATTGCGAGACCGGCGGCTTCAACCTCGATTACCTCACGCTGAGCTGA
- a CDS encoding MerR family transcriptional regulator, with protein sequence MRIGELAARAGVSTRSLRYYEQQNLLPAERTSTGQRRYTEPAIDRVKLIQRLYAANLSSRTIAELLPCPRAGITPQVAQSRLAAERERIDAQIAELTRARTQLTEVMAELDHPMDDCL encoded by the coding sequence TTGCGTATCGGTGAACTGGCCGCCCGAGCGGGCGTGAGCACGCGTTCGCTGCGCTACTACGAGCAGCAGAACCTCCTCCCCGCCGAGCGCACCTCCACCGGCCAGCGCCGCTATACGGAGCCGGCGATCGACAGGGTCAAACTCATCCAGCGCCTGTACGCCGCCAACCTGTCCAGCCGCACCATCGCCGAGCTGCTCCCCTGCCCTCGCGCCGGCATCACCCCGCAGGTGGCCCAATCCCGCCTGGCCGCCGAACGCGAACGCATCGACGCTCAGATCGCCGAACTCACAAGAGCCCGAACCCAGCTGACCGAAGTAATGGCCGAACTGGACCACCCCATGGACGACTGCCTCTGA